Proteins encoded in a region of the Raphanus sativus cultivar WK10039 chromosome 8, ASM80110v3, whole genome shotgun sequence genome:
- the LOC130498962 gene encoding defensin-like protein 159 → MAKLSCSYFLVLMIVFSVCLMVEKTEGKELIKKETTDAGKVCVTTIKEGLDCIKFFCDHDCAAQHKGGLGYCEDDPKVPGPLNCRCAYPC, encoded by the exons ATGGCCAAGTTATCATGTTCTTATTTTCTTGTACTCATGATTGTATTCTCAG TATGTTTAATGGTTGAAAAGACTGAAGGAAAGGAGTTGATCAAAAAAGAAACGACAGATGCGGGAAAGGTATGTGTAACAACCATTAAAGAAGGACTGGACTGTATAAAGTTCTTCTGCGATCATGACTGTGCCGCGCAACACAAAGGCGGGCTTGGATATTGTGAAGACGATCCTAAAGTTCCCGGACCTCTTAACTGTCGTTGTGCATATCCTTGTTAA